One genomic region from Dehalobacter restrictus DSM 9455 encodes:
- a CDS encoding FMN-binding protein, with translation MIKIIAILTLVISLFVSWVIPEKDLLPFAKEVLPQAQSFQKVTSSPLTYEGIVQGRDGKMQRVGYVVIDQAVGYGGPIKMATGIDLKGKIQKAIIVNYKDTPSFVQMVLKHGYLKQFIGKDITKPLNIEKDIDRVSGATYTSRGIAKAISQGSHAVARTQFKLNVSDEEVAFKFGAKEISVLLLVILMLIGVVLKNKKLRWVTLIGSLIFIGFKFNTPFSLANVAALLMGNFPSIRENLVWYILIIGIPIITFVAGRNLYCFWLCPFGALQEILSKIGGGSFTCCNKKIETKASKIKYALVYFALLAAILLQSPGFAGYEPYSTLFGLQGFGVAWLILPLVIFPSLLIKRFWCRFFCPGLILNEIILRPRKYIMGILEKGFPEKGKFKRVSEIKGTKGIEQLKESK, from the coding sequence GTGATTAAGATCATTGCTATATTGACATTAGTAATTTCATTATTTGTTAGTTGGGTGATACCCGAAAAAGATTTGCTGCCATTTGCCAAAGAAGTCCTTCCTCAAGCCCAATCCTTCCAAAAGGTCACGTCTTCTCCCCTAACATATGAGGGAATAGTTCAAGGGAGAGATGGAAAGATGCAAAGAGTTGGCTATGTAGTCATTGATCAGGCAGTGGGTTATGGCGGCCCGATTAAGATGGCTACAGGAATTGATTTGAAAGGGAAAATTCAAAAAGCAATTATTGTAAACTATAAAGATACACCTTCTTTTGTTCAGATGGTTTTGAAACATGGCTATCTAAAGCAGTTTATTGGCAAGGACATTACTAAACCATTGAACATTGAAAAAGATATTGATCGTGTCTCTGGGGCAACTTATACCTCCCGCGGAATAGCTAAGGCAATCTCCCAAGGAAGTCACGCTGTAGCAAGAACCCAGTTTAAATTGAATGTTTCGGATGAGGAAGTTGCTTTTAAGTTTGGTGCAAAAGAGATATCTGTACTGTTGCTCGTTATTTTGATGCTAATTGGGGTTGTATTAAAAAACAAAAAATTAAGATGGGTAACCTTAATTGGTAGCCTAATATTTATAGGCTTCAAATTTAACACTCCTTTTTCTCTGGCTAACGTGGCGGCACTATTAATGGGTAATTTCCCTTCCATTCGGGAAAACTTGGTCTGGTATATTCTGATAATCGGTATCCCAATTATTACCTTTGTGGCCGGTAGGAACCTCTATTGCTTCTGGCTTTGTCCTTTTGGTGCTTTGCAGGAAATTTTAAGTAAGATAGGTGGGGGCAGTTTTACGTGCTGTAACAAAAAAATAGAAACAAAAGCCTCTAAGATCAAATATGCCTTGGTATATTTTGCATTATTGGCTGCCATCTTGCTTCAATCTCCCGGCTTTGCTGGTTATGAGCCTTATTCAACTTTATTTGGGTTACAAGGTTTTGGCGTTGCGTGGCTTATTCTACCCCTGGTAATCTTTCCATCACTTCTAATAAAGAGATTTTGGTGTCGATTTTTTTGTCCGGGGTTAATACTCAATGAGATCATTTTGCGTCCCAGGAAATATATTATGGGGATTTTAGAAAAAGGGTTCCCAGAAAAAGGGAAGTTTAAAAGGGTTTCGGAAATCAAAGGGACCAAAGGAATCGAGCAATTGAAGGAATCCAAGTAA